One genomic window of Hemiscyllium ocellatum isolate sHemOce1 chromosome 25, sHemOce1.pat.X.cur, whole genome shotgun sequence includes the following:
- the cdc42ep4b gene encoding cdc42 effector protein 4: MPILKQLVASSNQSKRRSRVDLTADMISAPLGDFRHTMHVGRGGDVFGDTSFLSSTFGAAGAAAPAEATPKPGLLSRKFRSSSKRSQSVTRVDKRETLTQSDSAIFVKNAVSLPQLNDKTMEPTNQMAKSLSSSPIKKLASEQMEDVPVNGAANTIENKCTEYQDERDFGDITDLPTSLSTGGFPLKHAESIMSFHVDLGPSMLGDILSVMEKDTWENDVDLGFGDDRQGPYSNSQNVAKEKFVEEPTVPGITLQSNINSVVHSTASGSHLSQDSGSMSSLASGTTEERRSVYEGVSHGDVDSMKNIAESRDVFKEESVNEGDEDFTFMDEEDEIRV, from the coding sequence ATGCCGATCCTGAAGCAGCTTGTGGCCAGCTCCAATCAATCCAAACGACGCTCTCGTGTAGACTTGACTGCAGACATGATCAGTGCTCCTCTTGGTGATTTCAGGCACACGATGCATGTAGGTCGTGGAGGTGATGTCTTTGGAGACACTTCATTCCTTTCTAGCACATTTGGAGCTGCAGGTGCTGCTGCTCCTGCTGAAGCGACACCCAAGCCAGGACTTCTCTCTCGGAAATTCAGAAGCAGCAGCAAACGCTCTCAGTCAGTAACACGTGTTGAtaagcgagagacactgacacaGAGTGATTCGGCAATATTTGTGAAAAATGCAGTGTCTTTGCCTCAACTCAATGATAAGACCATGGAGCCAACTAATCAGATGGCCAAGAGCCTTTCATCAAGTCCAATAAAAAAGCTTGCAAGTGAACAGATGGAAGATGTACCTGTCAATGGAGCTGCCAACACTATTGAAAATAAATGTACAGAATATCAAGATGAGCGAGATTTTGGAGATATTACAGACCTTCCTACTTCTCTTTCCACTGGTGGCTTTCCACTAAAGCATGCTGAATCCATCATGTCCTTTCATGTTGATCTTGGTCCTTCAATGCTTGGTGATATTTTAAGTGTTATGGAAAAAGATACTTGGGAAAATGATGTTGATCTTGGTTTTGGTGATGACAGACAAGGACCTTATTCTAATTCACAAAATGTGGCCAAAGAGAAGTTTGTAGAGGAGCCTACGGTACCAGGAATAACCTTGCAAAGTAACATAAATAGTGTTGTACACAGCACAGCATCTGGGAGCCACTTATCACAAGATAGTGGCTCCATGTCAAGTTTGGCATCTGGGACTACAGAAGAGAGGCGATCAGTTTATGAGGGAGTTAGTCATGGAGATGTAGACAGTATGAAAAATATTGCTGAATCCAGAGATGTTTTCAAAGAGGAATCTGTGAACGAAGGAGATGAAGATTTTACCTTCATGGATGAAGAGGATGAAATCCGTGTGTAG